The sequence GCAAGGCCGCTGCGGGTGATATGCGGCATCTGCGCCGCCGAATGCAGCGTGAGCTGGTCGAGCCGGGAATCGAAGGTCGCGACCACGCCGCGGCCTTCCAGCGGCGACATACATTGCCGCGCGGTCGAGATCTCGCGGGTCACCTTGATCGGTGCGTCGAGCGCGGCGGAGATGTCGACCTCGTAATTGGTTTCGAGGAAGACGTTGTCGCCCCAATGCTCGTGCACCAGCGTCGAGCCGGGCTCACGCGCCTTCAGCATGTCGGTGATCGCCGGCAATTCCTCCAGATCGAGCATCACGGAGGCCGCAATGTCCTCGGCCTCGGCCCGCGTCGGCGCAAGGCACATCGCGACGAGCTCGCCGACCTGGCGCACCTTGCCCGTCGCCAGCACTGGCTGCTCGGAAATCTTGAAGCCGGGAAGCCCCGACACCGCGCGGATCGGCTTGATGCCGACGAGATCGGTTGCCGTGAACACGCTGCCGCGATAACGCTCGGGCACATGGATGCCGCGGATGCGCGCATGCGCCAGCGGGCTGCGCACGAAGGCAACGTCCTGAAGGCCGGCGAGCCTGACGTCGCCGACATACCGGCCGCGGCCGCGCATCAGGCGGTCGTCCTCTTTCCGCGGCAGCCGTGCGCCCACGCCCTGCCCGGATTTGCCCGAAGGAAATTCCCGCTCGTTGCGCAACTCCGCGCCCTCCCTCACCGCCGGGCCTTACGCCGCGACGGCTTGCGGCAGGATCGGCGCGACCGCGTCGAAGCGCGTGCCGGCGCGCAGGCAAAAGGCCGGCTGCAGCAGGCGATCGGCGATCACCTCGTTCTTCTCGTTGTCCTTCAGGACGAAGCGGCCGCTCTTCTCGGAGAGCACGGAGACGTCGGCGTCCATGCCGACCTTGAGCGCGCCGATCTCGCCGCTGCGGCCGAGCATTTTTGCGGGATTGGAGGTGACCATCGGCACCACCTGCTCCAGCGACAGGCCGAGCGCCATCATCGAGCTCATGGCTTGAACGAGGCTGAACTTGGCCTGACCGGCGAACGGATGGTTCTCCTCGTCCTCGTGCTGATCGGGCGTTCCCGCCGGCGCCGGCACATGGGTGTTGTAGCCGTGAATGTCGGCGCCCAGCGTGGTCGGAATGATGCCGGCGGCGATCGCCTTCTTGGCGAGCCGATAGGAGAAATGGCTGCCGTGGCCGACGTCGACCTTGAGGCCGCGGTCGAGCGCGGCCTGGATCACCGGATGCACTTCGCCCTCGCGGTTGACGAAACCGCCGGGATGGCGCGTGAAGGGATGGGCGAGAATGTCGCCTTCGCGGAGCAGCGGGATCACACGGGTGAGGATGGTGTCGGCATCCTCACCATTGGCGCCACTCTCGGGCAGGCCCCAGAGCTGGCCGAAATGCACATAGACCGGCAGGTCGGCGCGCTTGCCGATCTCCGCGGCCATCTCGATGACACGGATGCCCCAGCGCGCGAAGCCGCCGATCTCGGCATGCGCCTTGATGCCGCGCACGAGATCGAGATTGGCAGTGGCGGCCTTGACGGTCGCGTCGATGTCGACACCGTCGGGACTGTAGAGCTTCGGGTAAAAATGTCCTTCGAGTCCGCCGACGAGATAGGCGGAGAGAAAGGCGTAGACACGCGAGGCCGCTTGCTCCGCGATGAAATGGCGAAAGCCGGGCAGCGTCATGCAGGACGGGCCGCCCTGGTCGACCAGCGTCGTCACGCCCGACTGCACGCCGACCATGTCCGGATTCATGCCGAAGCGTCCCGAGACATATTGATAGACATGCGCATGGGTATCGATCAGCCCGGGCAGCACCAGCTTGCCGCTGACGTCCGCGACCTCCTTCGCGCTGGTCGGCAGGATATCCGCCGCGACGGCCGCGATCTTGCCGCCCCGGATGGCAACGTCCCTGATGCCGTCCACGCCCGAGGCGGGGCAGATCACGCGACCACCTCGCAGCAGAAGGTCGAAGCTGGCAGTGACGGACATGGCGCTCTCCTTGGTCCCGCGCAGGCGGTTGCCCCGCCCGGATTACGAAGCATACTTCGCATTTGAATACGAAGTATGCTTCGTATTTTGACAGAAGCAAGCATCATGCCATGATCAGGCGGTGGCAGCCGCGCTCGAATCGAGCTAAGCGCGACGGAGTTTCGGGTTGGGAGAGCGTGCATTGCGGCAAGCCAGGAAAAGTCGCAGCGGGGGCAAGCACCGCCCCTGGCCATTGTCGCAACGCCCCGGCTATCTGATCCGGCGGCTGCACCAGATTCACGTCGCGCTGTTTCAGGACGCCTGCGGCGAATTCGAGGTCACGCCGCTGCAATACAGCCTGCTCTCGGCGCTGGCCGTGCGCGAAACCGCCGATCAGACCACTTTGGCGGCCGATATCGCCCTCGATCGCACCACGACGACCGGTGCGCTGAAGCGGCTCGCCGCACGGAACCTGGTCGAGCGCGCCGTGAACAAGGACGACCGCCGCGCGCGCCTGTGCCGATTGACGCCGGCCGGCGCCGCGCTGCTGGTCAAGATCGAGGGCGCGGCGCGGCGGGCGCATCGCGCGACGCTCGGCGATCTGACCGAGCGGGAACAGGCGCTCTTCATCGAGATGATGCAGCGCATCGTGGCCGGCAACCCAAGTCGCGACAGTTCCGCTGCCCTATTCGACTAGGCGCAATTGCTGCGCTTTTGAGTTGGGCTGCTCAATTTATCATCGCACCGCCGCCTGGCCGTGCAACATCCACCGCTTCTCGCCGGCGCTTCGGAGGCGCCACGGCGAGCCGGCGCGTGAGCATCGGCCGCGCTTGAAAACGCAGTAGCATCCAGCGCGAGCCACGCTGCATCCGCCATCGGCGCACGCCCTGCCCGGCGCGTCGCAACCAATGGCACGATTTATGCTGCGATGATGCGAAGCGTGCTTCGTATTGGGGGATGTCATGACGGATTCCGAACTTCGCGCTGATCTTCACAGCATCGAGCCAATTCCCGATGCGGACCGGGACTCGACCGGGCCGCAGCAGATGTGGATCTGGGCCGGCGCCAACATCGCGCCGGTCAACTGGGCGCTCGGCGCGCTCGGCATCATCCTCAAGCTCGGGCTGATGGAGACGATCGCGGTCATCGTGCTCGGCAACATCGTAGGATGCGCGATCTTCGCGACCTTCACGGTGATGGGACACAAGACCGGCGTGAACCAGATGGTGCTGAGCCGGTCCGCCTTCGGCGTCCGCGGCGCCTACCTGCCCAGCATCCTGATGTTCCTGATGACGCTGGGCTGGATCGGCGTGAACACCTATTTCCCGGTGAAGGTCTCGATGGGCATCCTCGGCCAGTTCGGCGTGCCCGACACCTGGCTGATCGAAATCATCGTCATCACGCTGGTGATGGCGGTGCAGGTGCTGATCGGAATCTATGGCTTCTACGCGATCCGCACCTTCGAGAAGTACACGGTGCCGCCGACCATCGCCATCATGGTGCTGATGAGCGTATTGGCCTGGACGCGGCCCGGCGTCGTCAACTGGAGCCTGACGACTTCGCTGCCGCCCGGCGCGCATCTGGCGATGCTGACGCTGCTGATGACCGCGATCGGCGTCGGCTGGGGCATTTCCTGGGTCACGTGGGCCTCCGACTATTCGCGCTTCGTGCCGCGAAGCGTGCCGTCGAAGTCCGTGTTCTGGTACAGCTATGTCGGCATGTTCGTGCCGACGGTCTGGCTCGGCATCCTCGGCGCGACCATCGCCTCCACGACGCTGGACACCGATCCCGCCAAGATGGTCAGCGCGGTGTTCGGTGGCCCCGTCAGCATCCTCGTCTTGCTGATGGTGCTGCACGGCCCGATCGCCACCAACATCCTGAACGTCTACTCGGCGACATTGGCGGCGCTGAGTGCGGGGCTGAAGCTCTCGCGCTTCTGGCTCACCGTCATCGTCGGTGTCGCCGGCTATCTGGTCACGCTCTACTTCATCTTCGCGCCGTCCTTCGCCAAGGCGTTCGATAACTGGATGATCGGCCTGCTGTTGTGGATGAGCCCGTGGGCCGGCGTCGTGCTCGCGGACTTCTTCATCAAGCGCAAGGGCGAGATCGACGTTGCCGAGCTCTATCGCTCGCCCGAGACTAGCGCCTATGGCGACATCAACTGGGCCGGCATGATCGCGTTCTTCGCCGGCCTCGTCGCCGGATGGCTGGTGGAGGACGGTCTCGTCGGCGCGCTGCAGGGGCCGATCTCGATCAACTTCCTGGGCGGTGCCGATCTGAGCTGGCTGTTCGGGATTGGCGTGGCGGGCCTCGTCTATCTCGGGCTCGGCAAGTTCGCGACCTCGCCCTCCTCGATCGTTGCGAGCAGCGCAGGCAGGTAGCGGCATGGACCACGTCCTGCGCTCCACGCCCGGAAACGTCCAGTGGGGACTCTGGGACGGACGATTGAAGCCGG is a genomic window of Bradyrhizobium sp. CB1717 containing:
- a CDS encoding MarR family transcriptional regulator, encoding MRQARKSRSGGKHRPWPLSQRPGYLIRRLHQIHVALFQDACGEFEVTPLQYSLLSALAVRETADQTTLAADIALDRTTTTGALKRLAARNLVERAVNKDDRRARLCRLTPAGAALLVKIEGAARRAHRATLGDLTEREQALFIEMMQRIVAGNPSRDSSAALFD
- a CDS encoding cytosine permease; translated protein: MTDSELRADLHSIEPIPDADRDSTGPQQMWIWAGANIAPVNWALGALGIILKLGLMETIAVIVLGNIVGCAIFATFTVMGHKTGVNQMVLSRSAFGVRGAYLPSILMFLMTLGWIGVNTYFPVKVSMGILGQFGVPDTWLIEIIVITLVMAVQVLIGIYGFYAIRTFEKYTVPPTIAIMVLMSVLAWTRPGVVNWSLTTSLPPGAHLAMLTLLMTAIGVGWGISWVTWASDYSRFVPRSVPSKSVFWYSYVGMFVPTVWLGILGATIASTTLDTDPAKMVSAVFGGPVSILVLLMVLHGPIATNILNVYSATLAALSAGLKLSRFWLTVIVGVAGYLVTLYFIFAPSFAKAFDNWMIGLLLWMSPWAGVVLADFFIKRKGEIDVAELYRSPETSAYGDINWAGMIAFFAGLVAGWLVEDGLVGALQGPISINFLGGADLSWLFGIGVAGLVYLGLGKFATSPSSIVASSAGR
- a CDS encoding amidohydrolase/deacetylase family metallohydrolase codes for the protein MSVTASFDLLLRGGRVICPASGVDGIRDVAIRGGKIAAVAADILPTSAKEVADVSGKLVLPGLIDTHAHVYQYVSGRFGMNPDMVGVQSGVTTLVDQGGPSCMTLPGFRHFIAEQAASRVYAFLSAYLVGGLEGHFYPKLYSPDGVDIDATVKAATANLDLVRGIKAHAEIGGFARWGIRVIEMAAEIGKRADLPVYVHFGQLWGLPESGANGEDADTILTRVIPLLREGDILAHPFTRHPGGFVNREGEVHPVIQAALDRGLKVDVGHGSHFSYRLAKKAIAAGIIPTTLGADIHGYNTHVPAPAGTPDQHEDEENHPFAGQAKFSLVQAMSSMMALGLSLEQVVPMVTSNPAKMLGRSGEIGALKVGMDADVSVLSEKSGRFVLKDNEKNEVIADRLLQPAFCLRAGTRFDAVAPILPQAVAA